The following nucleotide sequence is from Callithrix jacchus isolate 240 chromosome 12, calJac240_pri, whole genome shotgun sequence.
CCACAACTGGAAATCCCACAGCCTGATTCTGCCCAAATAAGGGTGGCAAAGAGTGCCAGTCCCCCATCAAGGGTGGACCCAACAGGTGGACAGCTGAATGCCAAGGATAGGCTCTCAGCAGGTCAGATTCCAAGTGAGATGGGGCAAGGCTAGGCCATGCCTTCAGCTCTCTCCAAAATAGCTCATCTCAACTTGTGTAGAGCAGCCCTGCCATCTTCCTCCCCAAGACCCGGGGTGGCTGCCCTCTCATGTTTCTGGGGGGACATCAGACAGAGGGCCATCTACTCTTCCAGAGGACTCCTTGCCATTGTTGGGAAAGTCACTTACAGAGCCATCTGTGTGCTGCAGGCCTGAGGTGGGAATGGCTGGAGTGAGGGGCCTGGAGCCCACTATTTTGTCAGGGAGGCACAGGGTACCAGGTCAGGGAGGCATCAGGGAGAAAGCAGAAACTCTAGAATCAAGAGCCTATAGAGTGCCCCCATGCAAGGTAGAAAAAGCTCCTATGGTCAGGGGCTGATCTGACCACACATGGAAGCTATGCAGGTAGAGGCTGTGGAAAGCCCCTGCATCTCAGCAGGACTTCTGAAGGcagccctctgccctctgccctctgcagtAGCAAGGGCTGTGTAATCCATGGTGGCAGTCAGATGGAGTCAAGTCAGATTTGGCCAGAACTGTGCCTACTACAGGTTTAGAAGGGTACCTGccggtcgggcgcagtggctcaagcctgtaatcccagcactttgggagaccgaggcaggtggatcacaaggtcaagagatcgaaaccatcctggtcaacatggtgaaaccccatctctactaaaaatacaaaaaaaaaatgtagctgggcatggtggtatgtgcctgtaatcccaactactcaggaggctgaggcaggagaaccacttgaacccaggaggcggaggttgtggtgagccgagtaccattgcactccagcctgggtaacaagagcgaaactcccatctcaaaaaaaaaaaaaaaaaaaaaaaaaagaagggtgcCTGCCCCACACAGCCACACCTCACCTCCCTAGGACTCTCCTGTGGGTGTCAAGCTCGCTACTCCTTCCTGCATGAGATCCTGGAGAATTCCCACAGAGAAAGTGCGGTGCAGCTCCTGCTGGTCCTCACTGGCTTCCTCCTGGGGTCTCCCACAGATCTAAATGAAGCCAGGGCACTCCGGAGACCCGTGGCTGTGATGTCTATGCAGGCCTGCTAGGACCAGCAGTCCTCCAGCTTCTTTGCAGAGCCAGGGGACATCAGCCAGTCCAGGAGGCCTGCAGGGGGTTTATGGCCCAGGGGGGCCTCCCCAGCTCATGACCCCagcaggaggcaggggcagggccgGCCAGGCTGCTGTGCTGAGCACAGACCCTTACCCAAGGGCTTGTGAATGCATGGAGTCAGAGCTCCAAGCACAGGAGGGCTGCATGGAGGGATTTCCCTCTCTGAGGAGGGGAAAGGCTGCCGCCGAGTGGCCACGGGGCTGGCTCGCAGGAAGGGCTGGGCCCTTGCCTGCTTGAGTGCAGAGCTTGGTTCTCTGCCCACATTGGTCTCCCTGCAAGTGAGGGTGGTGGTGGAGTTGGAGGGGCGGTGGGAATTCACTTAGTCCTGATGTCAGTCCCGAGGGAGGAGAGCCTCTTTGGGGCCAGGGATTAGGGGAAGCCTCACAGCTTGCAGGGGACACAGGGTGGGAAATAGAGGATGGTGTCTAAGGAACTGGCCTCTGTGAGGGACTGAGCTGAGCCTCAGCCAGGGGTCCCAGCCAtggagaggggaagaaggagCCGAGGGTTCAGGACAACACATTCGGGGGGTGAAGTCAATGAGGAAGGATGCAGGCCAGCCTGGGAGAATGGCAACTGTGATGCTGCCGGGGAGACCAAGGCCAGGGCTGGGGACTTCTGATGCTAggactttctcttcttcctctctcttccctcccagtGAAGGTCTGAGTGGCTCAGGCACAGCTTGAGTGTGTCTCTTGAGTGTCTCTGTGTGTACCTCTGTCTTTCTCACCCTTTCTAACCCGTGTCCTTCCTTCTTCTGTGCTCAGATTTCATCTCAGGCTAGTATGAAGTTTCCATGCTGATGCTGCAGGTGGGAGCAATGCCCACCAAGGGAGGACCGGAGGGGCAACCAAGTAACATGCTAGCATGGCACGGGGAGGGCATGGGGTAAGGCGGAGCTCAGGGACCAGGCCCCACCCGCTGAGGCCCTTACCTCTCCTGTTCGCCTGCCTTCTGCCCAGTAAAGGCAGACAGAGGTCATAGATGTCAAGAAAGGATCCCATCGCAGGAAAGGGTGAGGACGTAGCACACACAGCTCTGAGTTGGGGGCGTCAGTCCGGAAATATGCTGCCACCTACAGCCTTCCATTCGATGCATGCCTTTGCCCTATATCCAGAGCGATGCTCAGCCGAGCTGGAGCAGCAGGATCGATTTAGGGAAATGACGAGATAATGGAATGAAGCTGACTGGGGTTTCAGAGAGCAGACGAAATCAGGGCCATCTTGTGCATggtggtgtctgtgtgtctgtgtggtgaaCAGATGTGCTCACATGGGGCTTGTGATctgtgggaaagaaaaaagagaagtcattgaatttctaaaaatatctgtAATTAGAGCAAAGCTGGGAACGCTTGCTTTAGAACAAGCCTGGGGAAGCTTTACTAGTCTACTAAGTTAGGCTGCTAGAAAAATTCTGAACTCTCCTCCCAAAACCCACACAGAGCAAAGCTGTCCCCTGCAGAGCTCCAACCCACCATGCCACTCTAGGCATCACTGAGGGTGGTCAGCAGGCAGGGTTGGGAGGCCGATGTCTTTGCTGTGATGCCTTGTCATACCATCTGATCTTCCCCACTGAAGTCACTTGCTTCCCTCTCCTGCCTTCACCTGGAAGTGTGAACATGAGACTCAGGCTTGGATCTCACCATCTGCCTGTCCCCAGCCCGAGCCCATGCAGCCCCAGGGCTTGACGGTTATGGTGGTGTTTCATCTGTCAGTTCCTGGGATTCACGTTTGCATCTGCAGGCCTTCCTGGGCTCTCAGTGTGGACCTGTCACCTCTCACTTCTCTTGGCCCTTGGGCACATTAGCAAGGCCTCGACACctccgttttttgttttttgaatggcAATAATAACCGTACTTATTTCACAGAGCTGTTGCTGCgaatattaaatatgttaatgCCAGCATCACACCCAATGTCTGCCTCAAAGTAAGTGGCCAATGAATGGGCACTTTTCTCTTTAAGGCCCACACCTCTGCAATGCTCTCTAGGGCCCTATTTATGACAGTGTCTCCTGTCTTAAGGTTTCAAGGCCTGGCTAGAAGAGTGAGGGACCCTTACAGCCTgctcttccctccctgcctcccacccttccttccttcctcccacccttccttcctaccttccctccctccctccctctctccccctccctccctccttccttccttcctcatctaTTAATGCCTCCTGTGGGCTGAGCACTGCATTGAGTGCTGGACACTGTACCATGCAGCCCAGGCTGAGACCATCCAGAAGACACACTGATGTGCTGATATCTGAGAAGCTTTCAGGATGGTGCCTGGTGCCCAGTAGTGCTGTGTTAATGTGTTGCAATATCAACATAGTTAGTTACGGCGGGCGAACACCACAGCTGTGGAGCACACTGGGGTCAGCTCACCCAGGCCTGGGGAGTCAGGGAGGAAGTGGCATGGAGCCAAGACCAGgtaagggaggaggggaagaaggggcCAGGCAGAGGGTGTGGCCCCAAGGCAGGAGATGCTCTGGCTGTGTGGGGAATGAGAAGCACCGAAGTCCTGCTGGATTAAGCGGGGCCATGGGAGCTGCAGGGAAGCCTGTGGAGCAGGCTTGGGTCAGAGTGCTGATCTTGGAAACTGTGCTGAACAGCTGACTGAACTGCATTCGGTGCGGATGCATTTCTGGTCTGGGTTTTGAGGGGGCTCTGATGTCTCAGCAAGGCTCCAGGATGCTCCATGGCAATTGGGAGCCCACCTCTGTGCTTCTAGGGGGTACCTGGGGCAGGCTTTCCCAGGACTGTGAGACTGGGTGGCTGGGGCCACAGCGTGCTCTGTTCTAACCAGGCTCTGGGACCTCTTTCTTGCAGACGTAGGAGGAGCTCAAGTGCTGGCAACGGGGAAGCCCCCTGCACCTGAAATCGGTAGGTGGCTGCCCATGCCATTCTGCACACAGGGTTGGGGCAGGAAGGAGCCCCCAGACACACAGGCAGAGGGCTGCCCTGCCGGAATTGGTTCCCTGATGTCAGCACAGGAAAAGGGGCACCCTCAACTCCAGGACCCCCGAGGGGCTGACAGATTTATCCTGGGGACAAAGTCTTGCCTTAGAACTTGTCTACGCAGGGGACGTGAGACCTCAGGGCCACAGATGCGTGGCTCCAGCACCCACAGAGCCCTGTCCTGCAGCTGTGGACCCTGAGAGCAGGCTCTGCTGGGCTCACAGCCCTCGTCGGTGCCTCCCTCCACCTGTGAGCTTCCAGCCTCTCTGTCCTTTAAGCGCCTCATGTGCCAGCCAGGCACAGTCTGCATGCCTCACCCTCTGAGAAGTTTCTGGGAGCCCATGACTCCAGGCCAACCCAGCCTCTCCCATCATGAGCTCCTTTCCTGTCCTCCCCAGCTGACTGCAGGCTCCTCAAAGACCACACAGGCCTCATCCATTCTCCTGCAGTGCTCACCACAGAGCAGGCAATTAACACACAcccagtagatgaatggatgaattaaCTAAGGGATCAGTGAGGAAGGGCTGGAAGGCAGCCAGAGAAGTAAGCTACTCACCATCTGGGGTGGGGGTAGCCGGGTGAGTTTCAGGGAGCCTTGAAAGGTGGGAGCAATTTCCATAGCAGAAGGAACCAGGGATGGTGCTTCGGAAAGAGGGGATGGGGtgcaggcagaggctgggagCAAAGGGGCTCATGGGAGAGTGGAAGGTGAGGCTGGCCTCTGCTGGTGGGAGGTGGTGTGTTACGGGCCACATGCATGCTTTAGACCTCTTCTGGAATGCAGAGGGAACTGCAGGTGACTGAAGCCCATGTTCAATTCCTCCCCACGTTTCAGATTTCAAATATGCCCTCATCGGGACTGCTGTGGGGGTCGCCATATCTGCCGGCTTCCTGGCCCTGAAGATCTACATGATCAGAAGGCACTTGTTTGACGACGACTCTTCCGACCTGAGAAGCCCACCTGGGGGCCTCAGTGGTGAGGGATGCAGTGCTCAGGCCTGGCTCTGCCCCACCAGCAAGACACCCAGGGCCACTCCCTGATGCTGGCTACAGCAAGAACGAACCCATAAGGGCAGAGCCCAAGAAGCTGAAAAGGAAGGCAGTGACGTCTCCGTGTCTCACTATCTTTTTGcctctgttctctttcttctgtctctttctctctgttccttttctgtctctctatccctgtctctctgtctctctctgtctctctattcgtgttctttttctgtctctctatcctcgtctctctgtctttctctgtctctttccctctgtACTTTTCCTTTCAGTTGCTCTTGGTATTCCTGAGAATCATGTTTCCTGGAGAAAGGTGGGAGAGGAACTGAAATTGGTGTCACACAGAAATTTCTGTTCTCTCATCCAAATGATGCAATCAGATGAACCCAgtctcaggaggcagagaggctGGTCCTAAATGtgtgtgggaggtgggaggtccTGTTGACAATGCCTGTGTGGGtcaagatgcatttttttttcataaattgggAATGTCCTTCTCAGAACAGTACTGAGTAACCCCTCAGATAGAAACCAAGCTGGCTGACATACACCTTGGCACAGCCCTCCGCCTCCTTGGCACCCGAAATGCAGCATTGATTTGCATCCCTTCTCTCAGGGTGTCACCCCCAAACTCATCCTCTGTTGTATTAGGCAGCTCAGCTCAATGACAGCTCAGTTTTCCACAGGGTGCTTCTGGGGAGGACAGAACCCCACTGTCTTTCTGGAATATGTGATTATGATCTGTGAGGATAAGCAGAAGGGGCTGGTCTGGGCCAGGAGAGGAGgaagcttcccaaaatgctggcgtATGCATCACCCGAGGGGCTTAATAGGTCATGGGATTTTGCTTATCCTTTTGTATCTCTATAAATAAGGGGAGGGAACAGCCTCTTCACCACACAGCAGCCAGGCCCCAGATCTCTTACCCGTGAAGGAGAGGatccaggagggggaggtgaAGGCTCAAGGGAACACTCTACCCCTCTCCTCACAGGACCTCCTTCCTAATACCCGCTTTCTCTGTTTAGACACCTACCCGCTAAAGAAGAGAGCCCCAAGGTAAGGCCACTGCCCGCATAGTCAGGGAGGTCATCGTGGTCTCTCCGTCTTGGTCATGCCACTCCCTTGCCTGTCATCCCCAGCCTTCTCTGCACTCTGGCGTGCTTTTGAGGTGACTAGAATACACCCCATGGCCCCCCCTTCCACTTTCTCCTCCTCTAGACCAGTGGGAAGGTGCCTCAAGAGTGAGGGCCACATGATGCGATCGTCAAAGGGAGCAGGGCTCGCCTCTGCACACCCTGGATTAGgtccagccccacccccactcGGACTCCTTCAGTGCATACCCCACCATTCAGAATGAGGTCTCTAGCCCCTGTCACTTGGGAGGCCGCACATGGTTTGTCCCAGGTTTCCTGGTTTCTCTGCTGGCACCCTGCTTTTCTGTGCAGAGCCCATGTCCTCAGGGACCGTCCTGCCGAgggacctttgcacttgctgttttctATCACTGGAATGCTCTTTGCCAGAAAGCTGCAAGCCTCACCCCTCAGTTCCTTCAGATTGCCGCCTCAGTGTCACCACTGCCTCATGGAGAGCCTATTTAAAGTACAATGCCCCCTCTACCCCAACCAcaattctcttctctttccctggctttacttttctttatatttccttgCACTATTTGTTGctatatgatatatttatttgtctattttgtaagggtttctttctaaaatgtaagcTCTGGGAGGGTAGGATCTTCCTTTTCAcccctgtaacccagcacttagcacagtgccagggGCAAAGTGGGTACTTTCCtatgtgctgaatgaatgaataaataagtgggCATGAGGCCATGGGCTAGGTGCTGGGGGTCAAAGAGAAAGAAGTAGGACAATCTCCCTTCTACAAGGGAGATAAGCAGGTCCCAGGTGATGGCTGCACACTTGGGGTGGTGGGGGTCCTGGGAGGGCTATGGCGGGCTGAGCATGTGTTGCCTTGTGTCTTGGGAGTGCAGAGGGCTGCATAGCCACTGGGCGGTGCAGGGGAGCCTCAGGTTACATGCTGAAGGACTAAGAGAAGCTCACGAAGGCAGAGGGAACCCTAGTATATGTAGGCATCATGGGTAAAACCTGCAGCTGAAAAACATGCAGCACAGCAGAAGCAAGTGTTTCATGTGACCATGTGGAAGGAAGGGCTGGAGCGATAAGTAGTTTCTACACACGGATGATCAGAAGATAAATAGTTTCTACACGCGGATGGTCAGAAGGGCTTGTGCTAAGCAAAGGAGTCTGAAATCTGTCCTGAAACTTCTGGTCACCTCCTGATGGATTCTAAGCAGAGGAGGGATAGAGTATTTTTTGTTGTGTGGTAGCATGGAGGAGACCCAGCTGCAGCCAGGAAGATGTGCTGAAAGTCCAGATAGAGACTCTGGCCTGTTGCAAGCCTTACGGGAGTAAGTCCAGGTCGAggcaaaggagaaaatgaaagatgGGAACAAAGTGAAGGAGGAGCTGGCCCAGGGACCTGGGGTGAGGGGCTGGGACAGCCACTGGAGGAGAGAAAATAATCTAGAAAGCTCAGTTTTCTCTGATTTGCTGCCCTTTGGGAATTTGGTGGGGGGACAACTTTGGAcaataggctgggtgaggtgatATTCTTTTGAACATGGTGAGCCTGAGGTTTCTGGATAATTCCACATAGAGATGTCTAGTAAGTGACTAGCATTTAGGACAGAGGTCTGGGCTGACACAGGGGTAGTGGCTTTTAGAAAGTACCCAGAGCCCAGTATCACCCTCCGGTTCTTCCATGGGACCTGGGACTGGGTAACTTCCAAGTAGTGTCTATCGGAGGAAAGGATGGATTAATGGCTGCATGAGGGGTAGACGCATGGCGCATTATGGCTGTGGGTCAGGACTCATCAGCCCTCATGAGGTCACGCCCTTGGAATGAGCTGGATATGGACTTTCttagttcactttttttttgaggatttctCCTCCTTCAGATATTCTAGTTTTCAGCAGTGGCTTCTGATTGTGAATCATTAAAGCATGTTTCATCAACCCTGTCTCCCAGCACTACATCTCTCCTTCTGTTTCTgactctcactctctttctctctgcccctCCCATGTTATTACCCCGCCCCAAGCATGTTGTCATTCCAATGGGCCCTGGGCTAGAGAAGACAGGGTGTAGTTAAGGTGACCTTAAAACTTATCATCCAAGACAAGGCTTTGTGAGAGTGAGAAGAGGCTCTGTAAAAGTTCACCAGGATGATGGACAAGAGCCTGGACAGTCCTTGGGAAACAGGGATGTATGGTCAACCTAGGTTGAGAGGGCCTGTGAAGTCTTCAGGCCCTGGTGGCCACACAGACTCCTCTTGCTGGCCATGTCACATACTCTGCACCCAGGGCAGGTAACCAGCTTTAGGGGGCTTTTGGAAATGTGTGGTGGAATTGGGGATATTTCAGGTTGAGGGACTAAAGATTCCACatgtcccttctctctctctctctctttcccccaccgctctcctctctctctctctctctctcacacacacacacacacacacacactcacacacacagacccacattGGCTGAAGTTGTCACATTCTTTTCTATAGAAGAAACATGCCAAGTAGCTCCCAGTGCCACCAAATCCACTGATGTGGGAGAGTGGAGTTCCATGCTGGCCAGCTCTTcatgcccctcctcccacccccagtcATAAGGGGCCTTCACCCTGGGGCAgctcttgtcttcttctagcccTAGGGGGATTGGCACAAAGACAGGTTCTCCTGAGTATACAGCTGCGGGGCCTGGCCAGGAGGGTGTCCCGGTCCCTGCTGACTCAAGGGCAGCACTCAGATGGCTGGGGGTTGAGTGCTGAGTCAGCCTCTCCCACCGTAGAATCAGAGTGGACTGACTGTTATCaggattttcacacagggctctTGCAGGACATGAGGAGGCCATGGATTGAGTCTGGAAGGGTGAGGATTGACTCCCTAGAACCTTTGTTGCCTTTGTGGGTCTAGGTAGTGTCTGTGGTGAGAGTGCAGGAGGAGCCTGTTTTGAATGGATGGGCTGTGTTGGCCATGGTGAAGACCTGGGTACCACGTGGCCTCAGAGGCCCTCTGCTGGGTTCTTAGGTACCCAGGCAGAGGACACAGACTGCTGTGACCAGCTCAGACCCTGTGGTCAGGAATCTTGAAACACGTGGAGTTTCTAGCACAAGACATCACCACAGAGGGAGCTCTAAAGTGCTGGAGCTCTAGTCAGCATAGGTGTGCTACCTTGACCATCCAAACTTCGGGCACACATTGAGGTGCACTTTGAGTTAAAGCACTTTGCTTTGCAAATTGGCAGACCTTGGAGCTGACCATGCTTCAGGAATGTCTTAGCTACGGCCTTCACATAGAATAAAATTTCATAAAGCCTGATCCTTAatcttggtgtgtgtgtgcatgtgtgtgtgtgtgtgcatgtagtgcctgtgtatatgcatatgtatgtccATGTGATCATTCATGATGGACTCTGACACACATGGGAAGATGCTGCTGTGAGCAACACAACACAAGGCCATTTGAAAGCACTCCTGAATGAACAGTCACTGTGCTTTTTATGTTCTCATGCATTGTAATCTAAGAGGAGCATCTCTGCTATGTGTGTTTTTTGGAAGTTCTGGGTTATTTTGAGCCATCAGGGCTATAGAAGGCATTTTCCATAATCCAGGAAAGATGACTTCAATAATTATTCAACAATAAACTTTCTGAAAGCAAAGTTCATGAAAAAACATGGAGGGATGCTAGAGGAAGCAGGTGggtgaggaaggaaaggaataaaGGCCAGGAGAGaggggggctggggaggcagtGGCTGGATGGGAGTTTATACCCCTGGTAATTAATGCGTTTCCCTCACCACATGTAGGGAGCTGTTCTTGGCAAGTATCATAACAGAGCTCCTCTGCAAATAGAGGGACTTTCAGAGAGAAGAGGCAGGATTCAAGTTTCCAAAACTAACACTAGATGGAGTCAGGCTGAGTCATAAGAAAGTTAAACCCCAAAGAGCAAGCTGATGACAAGACAAGCCACTCTCCAGCAGCAAGCTTTGCATTGCTTTCTGTCGTCTAAGACTTAGGCAATGAACATCCTTTTATCTTGTTTTGCAGGCGAAACCACAATTTCTCCAAAAGGTGAGTCATAAGAGTGATCACGTGTACTAAAAGGAGGAGAGGCAGGCTCTGCTCCATGGGGCTGCATGGGTTTTCAGCATGGCCTCTCCCTTACCCTGGTCACGCGGGATGGGCAGGTATGGCCATGGCCAGGAGCCCTCATGCCAGAACAACTGTGAGACCAGGAATCAGCATCACCTTGGGACATAGTGGAACTTGTCAAGATTTAAACTGAAGCTGTGGGGCATTTGCCCAGGTAGAGCTGAGAAAATGGGGTTTTAATAGGATAAACTTTTTTTCATTCTCCAAGACCTATCCTTTTATAGTGCCCAATCTAATAACTAGCCAATTTAGTCCATATGATGAAAAATTCCCAAACATCTCTTCATGTCATCATACTAGGTTTGGCTGGGTATTTGCATCTCAGTGCTGCTTTGGGGTCTCAGAATGGACAAAGTCTGCAAGCGGAGGGCTGGTCCACAGGAAGGGACAGGAGGATCTCAGAACCCTGATTGAATGAGCCTGTGAATGAAGATTCCTAGGAATGAAGGCATCTTCACTAGGATTTTGAGGACTGTTATTTCACAATCCACATTCCCCAGCTTGGTTTTTCCTCACCTCATGCCCCGTGCATGTGGTGAACCCACTGAGAATTTCCTCCCTGTCTGACCAGCCCAGGGTGGTCATATAGGCCTGGGGTGGTCTCTtgacctctctctctcactcctgctttttgaagaattttcaaatccaaagaaaagttgaaagaaccCGACAATCACCCTTCACTCACATGGTGCCCCCTTTGCTCTGTCTCTGTGTACATAAGCCCTTTTTGGCTGACCTACTTGCTAATTAGTGTAGATATCATGATATTTCACCCCTGAATACAGCACCATTGTGTCTCCTATTGTGTATAATCACAATACAATGACCACTCCTAAGAAAATTAATGCTAATTT
It contains:
- the TMEM273 gene encoding transmembrane protein 273 isoform X4, yielding MDSGVSMLRILFLLDVGGAQVLATGKPPAPEIDFKYALIGTAVGVAISAGFLALKIYMIRRHLFDDDSSDLRSPPGGLSGETTISPKEMHR
- the TMEM273 gene encoding transmembrane protein 273 isoform X3, with the protein product MDSGVSMLRILFLLDVGGAQVLATGKPPAPEIDFKYALIGTAVGVAISAGFLALKIYMIRRHLFDDDSSDLRSPPGGLSDTYPLKKRAPRRNHNFSKRDAQVIEL
- the TMEM273 gene encoding transmembrane protein 273 isoform X2 translates to MDSGVSMLRILFLLDVGGAQVLATGKPPAPEIDFKYALIGTAVGVAISAGFLALKIYMIRRHLFDDDSSDLRSPPGGLSDTYPLKKRAPRRNHNFSKRHLCCPSLPSELVHQVWRSLALCNSL